Proteins found in one Corynebacterium zhongnanshanii genomic segment:
- a CDS encoding ferritin yields the protein MSINEKLQKIINDQVTAEHKAALLYTQLGYELDRLSFTGMRDWMFAQADEEREHAQKFADHLLDRDARVDVENIDMPSIKISTPLDAFEAALDHEKHVSGLIREIVAVAEETKDIDSRSLLNWFLDEQIEEEATVSEIIDHLKLVGNDGSGLLRIDAQLGSR from the coding sequence ATGAGCATCAACGAGAAACTACAGAAGATCATCAACGACCAAGTCACCGCAGAGCACAAGGCAGCTCTGCTGTACACTCAGCTCGGCTACGAGCTCGACCGTCTGTCCTTCACCGGCATGCGCGACTGGATGTTCGCACAGGCCGACGAGGAGCGCGAGCACGCACAGAAGTTCGCTGACCACCTGCTGGACCGCGACGCCCGCGTGGATGTTGAGAACATCGACATGCCTTCCATCAAGATCTCCACTCCCCTGGACGCCTTCGAGGCAGCCCTGGACCACGAGAAGCACGTCTCCGGCCTGATCCGCGAGATCGTTGCCGTGGCTGAGGAGACCAAGGACATCGACTCCCGCTCCCTGCTGAACTGGTTCCTGGACGAGCAGATCGAAGAGGAAGCTACCGTCAGCGAGATCATCGACCACCTGAAGCTGGTGGGCAACGACGGATCCGGCCTGCTGCGCATTGACGCTCAGCTGGGTAGCCGCTAA
- a CDS encoding vitamin K epoxide reductase family protein, giving the protein MAQNTFNESTSNNSTNNSTALPREDRSGGWGATKLFGATMLILATIGEFFSFLITVDKIALLVDPTFVPACTFNEVVSCSDVMQSPQANAFGFPNPLIGILGYGVVMTIGVVLMTGAKLPRWFWWCTLAGMTFGIVFVHWLAYSAIFVIGALCPYCMAVWAIMMPLLIMTMVHMMREIRRDRGDVVAHSAFGMPLLVVIAWYLGVAAVIWIQLFM; this is encoded by the coding sequence ATGGCTCAGAACACCTTCAACGAATCCACGAGCAACAACTCCACCAACAACTCCACGGCCCTCCCGCGGGAGGACAGGTCGGGCGGGTGGGGAGCCACGAAGCTGTTCGGTGCCACGATGCTCATCCTGGCCACCATCGGCGAGTTCTTCTCCTTCCTCATCACGGTGGACAAGATCGCCCTGCTGGTCGACCCCACGTTCGTCCCCGCCTGTACGTTCAACGAGGTCGTCTCCTGCAGTGACGTCATGCAATCACCGCAGGCCAACGCCTTCGGATTCCCCAACCCTCTCATCGGCATCCTGGGCTACGGCGTGGTCATGACCATCGGCGTGGTGCTCATGACGGGCGCTAAGCTTCCCCGGTGGTTCTGGTGGTGCACGCTCGCCGGCATGACCTTCGGGATCGTGTTCGTCCACTGGCTCGCCTACAGCGCGATCTTCGTGATCGGCGCCCTGTGCCCGTACTGCATGGCCGTGTGGGCGATCATGATGCCGCTGCTCATCATGACAATGGTTCACATGATGCGCGAGATCCGTCGCGACCGCGGGGACGTCGTGGCGCACTCCGCGTTCGGCATGCCGCTACTGGTGGTCATTGCCTGGTACCTCGGCGTGGCCGCGGTCATCTGGATTCAGCTCTTCATGTAA
- the nrdI gene encoding class Ib ribonucleoside-diphosphate reductase assembly flavoprotein NrdI, which translates to MLITYFSSTTLNTHRFVQKLGIDNVRIPLRASEGELIVDQPHVLIVPTYGGGASISGDFSRPVPKQVIRFLNNPHNRGLLRGVIASGNLNFGPDFCKAGEVIAAKCKVPYLYRFELMGTDEDVVRVQQGLAEFEQALRSEHRWGADVRPSV; encoded by the coding sequence ATGCTGATTACCTATTTCTCCTCCACCACGCTCAACACCCACCGATTCGTGCAGAAACTGGGCATTGACAACGTGCGGATTCCCTTGCGAGCCAGCGAGGGCGAGCTGATCGTGGATCAACCACACGTGCTGATCGTCCCCACCTACGGTGGCGGCGCCAGCATTTCAGGAGACTTCAGCAGGCCGGTGCCCAAACAGGTCATTCGATTTTTGAATAACCCACACAATAGGGGACTGCTGCGCGGCGTGATCGCCAGCGGAAACCTGAACTTCGGCCCAGACTTTTGCAAAGCCGGCGAGGTCATCGCAGCGAAATGCAAGGTTCCCTACCTCTATAGATTCGAGCTGATGGGCACGGATGAGGACGTGGTCCGAGTGCAGCAGGGGCTCGCCGAATTCGAACAAGCGCTCCGATCTGAACACCGCTGGGGAGCGGATGTGAGACCGTCCGTGTAA
- the nadE gene encoding ammonia-dependent NAD(+) synthetase, translating to MSPLRRQIIEELGCAPTIDPAAEIARRVAFIKDYLLSTGARGLVLGISGGQDSTLAGKLCQLAVDELNAANAERTEAEHSFTFYAVRLPYGVQADEQDAQIALRFIQPSRALTINIKDSTDAMARATAEALDGSPITDFNKGNIKARARMIAQYALAGQVGALVVGTDHAAEAVTGFYTKHGDGAADLIPLAGLTKNQGASLLRHLGAPDSTWEKVPTADLEEDRPALPDEVALGVGYKDIDAYLEGREIDADAAAIIESWWRRTRHKRAMPVTPHDQWWR from the coding sequence CTGTCTCCCCTGCGCCGACAGATCATTGAGGAGCTCGGCTGCGCCCCCACCATCGACCCCGCCGCGGAGATCGCCCGGCGCGTGGCCTTCATCAAGGACTACCTGCTCTCCACCGGCGCCCGCGGCCTGGTGTTGGGGATTTCCGGTGGCCAGGACTCCACCTTGGCTGGCAAGCTCTGCCAGCTCGCGGTGGATGAGCTCAACGCCGCCAACGCTGAACGCACCGAGGCTGAACACTCCTTCACCTTCTACGCCGTCCGCCTGCCCTACGGCGTTCAGGCCGACGAGCAGGACGCTCAGATCGCCCTGCGCTTCATCCAGCCCAGCCGCGCGCTGACCATCAACATCAAGGACTCCACGGACGCCATGGCCCGCGCCACCGCCGAGGCCCTTGACGGCTCCCCCATCACGGACTTCAACAAGGGCAACATTAAAGCCCGCGCGCGCATGATCGCCCAATACGCCCTCGCCGGCCAGGTGGGCGCCCTGGTGGTCGGCACCGATCACGCCGCGGAGGCCGTCACCGGCTTCTACACCAAGCACGGCGATGGCGCAGCCGACCTGATCCCGCTGGCGGGCCTGACGAAGAACCAGGGCGCGTCCCTGTTGCGCCATCTGGGCGCCCCGGATTCCACCTGGGAAAAGGTGCCCACGGCGGACCTGGAGGAAGACAGGCCGGCGCTTCCGGACGAGGTGGCGTTGGGCGTCGGATATAAAGATATAGACGCCTACCTCGAGGGACGAGAGATCGACGCCGACGCCGCAGCGATCATCGAATCCTGGTGGAGGCGAACTCGCCATAAGCGGGCCATGCCCGTCACGCCTCACGACCAGTGGTGGCGCTAG
- the nrdH gene encoding glutaredoxin-like protein NrdH → MITLYTKPACVQCTATKKALDKAGLEYETVDISLDDEARDYVMALGYLQAPVVITEDGHWSGFRPDRIRSLASAAA, encoded by the coding sequence ATGATCACTCTCTACACCAAGCCAGCTTGCGTTCAGTGCACTGCAACAAAGAAGGCCCTTGATAAGGCTGGCTTGGAGTACGAGACCGTGGACATCAGCCTGGACGACGAGGCTCGCGACTACGTCATGGCCCTGGGTTACCTCCAGGCACCCGTCGTGATTACCGAGGACGGCCACTGGTCCGGCTTCCGCCCAGACCGTATCCGCAGCCTGGCCTCTGCAGCCGCCTAA
- the nrdF gene encoding class 1b ribonucleoside-diphosphate reductase subunit beta yields the protein MTARKPLSPAHHQAGEPISAINWNNIPDDKDLEVWDRLTGNFWLPEKVPLSNDVPSWSTLNEHERQTTMRVFTGLTMLDTIQGTVGAVKLIDDAVTMHEEAVYTNIAFMESVHAKSYSSIFMTLASTPEINDAFRWSEENEHLQRKADTILNFYEGDDPLKRKIASVLLESFLFYSGFYLPMYWSSHAKLTNTADIIRLIIRDEAVHGYYIGYKYQRALEKEPQARRDELKDHTFELMFELYDNEAQYTEDLYDELGWTEDVKRFLRYNANKALNNLGYEGLFPADETRVSPAILSALNPGGDENHDFFSGSGSSYVIGKAENTTDEDWDF from the coding sequence ATGACGGCACGTAAGCCACTGTCCCCAGCACATCACCAGGCTGGGGAACCTATTTCTGCCATCAACTGGAACAACATTCCAGACGACAAGGATCTTGAGGTCTGGGACCGACTCACTGGAAACTTCTGGCTTCCGGAAAAGGTCCCCCTGTCCAACGACGTTCCCAGCTGGTCCACCCTGAACGAACACGAGCGTCAAACCACCATGCGCGTGTTCACGGGCCTGACGATGCTGGATACCATTCAGGGCACCGTGGGTGCTGTGAAATTGATCGACGACGCCGTCACGATGCACGAAGAGGCCGTGTACACGAACATCGCCTTCATGGAGTCCGTCCACGCGAAATCCTATTCCTCTATCTTCATGACGTTGGCCTCCACGCCGGAGATTAACGACGCCTTCCGGTGGTCGGAAGAAAATGAGCACCTGCAGAGGAAGGCGGATACGATCCTCAATTTCTATGAGGGCGATGATCCGCTGAAGCGGAAGATCGCCAGCGTGCTGCTGGAGAGCTTCCTGTTCTATTCGGGCTTCTATCTTCCGATGTACTGGTCCTCGCACGCCAAGCTCACGAACACTGCGGATATTATCCGTCTGATTATTCGCGATGAAGCTGTGCATGGCTACTACATCGGTTACAAGTACCAGCGCGCTTTGGAGAAGGAGCCCCAGGCCCGTCGGGATGAGCTGAAGGATCACACCTTCGAGTTGATGTTTGAGCTCTACGACAACGAGGCTCAGTACACCGAGGACCTCTATGACGAGCTGGGGTGGACCGAGGATGTGAAGCGCTTCCTGCGGTACAACGCCAACAAGGCTCTGAATAACTTGGGGTATGAGGGACTGTTCCCGGCCGACGAGACTCGGGTTTCCCCGGCGATCCTGTCGGCACTCAACCCGGGTGGTGACGAAAATCACGACTTCTTCAGTGGTTCCGGCTCTTCTTACGTCATTGGTAAGGCCGAAAACACCACGGATGAAGACTGGGACTTCTAA
- a CDS encoding DsbA family protein, protein MSQKIKAPQQDSSKGFIWGIVAILIIAAVVGGLFIKKNSDHNAAGMDMPQQDVAFDVSFKDNAVVLASKDLNPDAKTAVIYEDFSCPHCGELAESDHENLLAALNNGDIKVEYRILNFLDDPERRSSSRAGAAVIDLAKEGNAKGFWNLQQYIFANQVEVSRTWGNEEMARAVSSYGVDQSIVDGVKSGKNQEATQSVFQANSDKLSKQAGQVSTPRIFVDDKEIELVADKNTGSIKSWVPEVVNP, encoded by the coding sequence TTGAGTCAGAAGATTAAGGCGCCACAGCAGGATTCCAGCAAGGGATTCATCTGGGGCATCGTCGCTATCCTCATCATCGCGGCCGTGGTAGGCGGCCTGTTCATCAAGAAAAACAGTGACCATAATGCTGCCGGTATGGATATGCCACAACAGGACGTTGCATTCGACGTCTCCTTCAAGGACAACGCCGTTGTCCTGGCCTCCAAGGATCTGAATCCAGACGCAAAAACGGCTGTGATCTACGAAGACTTCTCCTGCCCGCACTGTGGAGAGTTGGCGGAATCCGATCACGAGAACCTCCTGGCGGCGTTGAACAACGGCGACATCAAGGTGGAATACCGCATCCTGAACTTCCTGGACGACCCCGAGCGTCGCTCCTCCTCCCGGGCCGGCGCAGCCGTCATCGACCTGGCCAAGGAAGGCAACGCCAAGGGCTTCTGGAACCTGCAGCAGTACATTTTCGCCAACCAGGTTGAGGTGTCCCGCACCTGGGGTAACGAGGAAATGGCCCGCGCCGTGTCCAGCTACGGCGTGGACCAGTCCATCGTGGACGGCGTGAAGAGCGGCAAGAACCAGGAAGCTACCCAGAGTGTCTTCCAGGCCAACAGCGACAAGCTGTCCAAGCAAGCTGGCCAGGTGTCCACCCCTCGCATCTTCGTGGATGATAAGGAGATCGAGCTGGTGGCCGATAAGAATACCGGCTCCATCAAGTCTTGGGTTCCCGAGGTTGTTAACCCTTAA
- the ctaD gene encoding cytochrome c oxidase subunit I, translating into MTAVAPREGQELTPSRPAPFGKAPRGSLAWKMLTTTDHKLLGIMYMIMSLSFFMIGGLMALLIRIELFEPGMQFLSNEQFNQLFTMHGTIMLLLYGSPMVFGFANYVMPLQIGAPDVAFPRLNAFGFWLTTAGGVVMMAGFLTPGGAADFGWTMYSPLSDAVHSPGVGSDLWILGVGVGGVGTILSAVNMITTILCLRAPGMTMFRMPIFTWNIFVTSLLVLLIFPLLTAAALGVLYDRKLGGHLYDPANGGTIMWQHLFWFFGHPEVYVLALPFFGIVSEIFPVFSRKPMFGYVGLVFATLSIAALSMAVWAHHMFVTGAILLPFFAFMTFLIAVPTGMKFFNWLGTMWGGRITFETPMVFALGFFSTFLFGGLTGVMMAAPALDFHISDSYFIVAHFHYTLFGTVAFASFGGIYFWFPKMTGRMLDERLGKLHFWLTFVGFHTTFLIQHWVGNIGMPRRYADYLPTDGFTIYNQISTVGAFILAISVLPFLWNVFKSVRYGEVVTVDDPWGYSNSLEWATSCPPPRHNFTSMPRIRSERPAFELHHPHMVKRMRDEAHVGPHF; encoded by the coding sequence ATGACCGCAGTAGCGCCACGGGAGGGTCAAGAACTCACCCCGTCTAGGCCTGCTCCTTTCGGTAAGGCTCCACGCGGAAGCCTTGCTTGGAAGATGCTGACCACCACCGACCACAAGCTTCTGGGCATCATGTACATGATCATGTCCCTGAGCTTCTTCATGATCGGTGGCCTTATGGCACTGTTGATCCGTATCGAGCTTTTCGAGCCGGGTATGCAGTTCCTGTCCAACGAACAGTTCAACCAGCTGTTCACCATGCACGGCACCATCATGCTTCTGCTGTACGGTTCCCCGATGGTGTTCGGCTTCGCAAACTACGTCATGCCACTGCAGATTGGTGCGCCTGACGTTGCCTTCCCACGTCTGAACGCCTTTGGTTTCTGGCTGACCACCGCCGGTGGTGTAGTCATGATGGCCGGCTTCCTCACCCCTGGTGGTGCAGCAGACTTCGGTTGGACCATGTACTCCCCATTGTCTGACGCTGTTCACTCCCCAGGCGTTGGTTCCGACCTGTGGATCCTGGGTGTTGGTGTTGGTGGTGTTGGTACCATCCTGTCCGCCGTGAACATGATCACGACCATCCTGTGCCTCCGCGCTCCAGGTATGACCATGTTCCGCATGCCTATCTTCACGTGGAACATCTTCGTGACCTCCCTGCTGGTTCTGCTGATCTTCCCACTGCTGACCGCAGCAGCCCTGGGTGTTCTGTACGACCGTAAGCTCGGCGGCCACCTGTACGACCCAGCTAATGGTGGAACCATCATGTGGCAGCACCTGTTCTGGTTCTTCGGCCACCCTGAGGTGTACGTCCTGGCGCTGCCATTCTTCGGTATCGTCTCTGAGATCTTCCCAGTGTTCTCCCGCAAGCCAATGTTCGGCTACGTGGGTCTGGTGTTCGCAACCCTGTCCATTGCTGCTCTGTCCATGGCCGTGTGGGCTCACCACATGTTCGTGACCGGCGCAATCCTGCTGCCATTCTTCGCCTTCATGACCTTCCTGATCGCGGTTCCTACCGGTATGAAGTTCTTCAACTGGCTGGGCACCATGTGGGGTGGCCGCATCACCTTCGAAACTCCGATGGTGTTCGCCCTGGGCTTCTTCTCCACCTTCTTGTTCGGTGGTCTGACCGGTGTGATGATGGCAGCTCCTGCACTGGACTTCCACATCTCTGACTCTTACTTCATCGTTGCTCACTTCCACTACACCCTCTTCGGTACCGTGGCCTTCGCATCCTTCGGTGGTATCTACTTCTGGTTCCCGAAGATGACTGGCCGCATGCTGGACGAGCGCCTGGGTAAGCTTCACTTCTGGCTGACCTTCGTGGGCTTCCACACCACCTTCCTGATTCAGCACTGGGTCGGTAACATCGGTATGCCACGTCGTTACGCTGACTACCTGCCAACCGATGGATTCACCATCTACAACCAGATCTCTACGGTCGGTGCGTTCATCCTGGCAATCTCCGTGCTGCCATTCCTGTGGAACGTCTTCAAGTCCGTACGCTACGGTGAGGTCGTTACCGTGGATGACCCATGGGGCTACTCCAACTCCCTGGAGTGGGCAACTTCTTGCCCTCCTCCACGTCACAACTTCACCTCCATGCCACGTATCCGCTCCGAGCGTCCTGCGTTCGAGCTGCACCACCCACACATGGTCAAGCGCATGCGTGACGAGGCACACGTTGGACCTCACTTCTAA
- the nrdE gene encoding class 1b ribonucleoside-diphosphate reductase subunit alpha, which translates to MTSTELGKTVAEPVHQAEQLDFHALNALLNLYDENGNIQFDKDREAANQYFLQHVNQNTVYFHDLEEKIDYLVSNKYYDPEILDKYDFADIKALFKRAYAKKFRFQSFLGAYKYYTSYTLKTFDGRRYLERFEDRVSMVALGLADGDVELAGHLVDEIIDGRFQPATPTFLNVGKAQRGEPVSCFLLRIEDNMESIGRSINSALQLSKRGGGVALLMSNIREAGAPIKHIENQSSGVIPVMKLLEDAFSYANQLGARQGAGAVYLHAHHPDILKFLDTKRENADEKIRIKTLSLGVVIPDITFELAKRNDDMYLFSPYDVERIYGKAFADVSITEHYEEMVEDPRIRKKKINARQFFQTLAEIQFESGYPYIMFEDTVNKANPIDGRITHSNLCSEILQVSTPSEFNADLSYATIGDDISCNLGSMNIAAAMDSEDFSKTIETAIRGLTAVSDQTSIDSVPSVRQGNDHSHAIGLGQMNLHGYFGREHIYYGSEESLDFTNAYFAAVMYEALKASNKIAIERKTKFDNFENSDYATGAFFDAYDPADFAPKTQRIQEIFEASSIHTPTAEDWAALKESVMEHGIYNRNLQAIPPTGSISYINNSTSSIHPIASKIEIRKEGKIGRVYYPAPHMTNENLEYYQDAYEIGYEKIIDIYAAATKYVDQGLSLTLFFKDTATTRDINRAQIYAWRKGIKTIYYIRLRQTALEGTEVEGCVSCML; encoded by the coding sequence ATGACTTCCACCGAACTCGGAAAGACCGTGGCGGAGCCTGTCCACCAAGCCGAGCAACTCGACTTTCACGCGCTCAACGCACTGCTGAACCTGTACGACGAGAATGGCAACATTCAATTCGATAAGGATCGCGAAGCAGCCAACCAGTACTTCCTCCAGCACGTGAACCAGAACACGGTCTACTTCCACGACCTGGAAGAAAAGATCGATTACCTGGTCAGCAACAAGTACTACGACCCGGAGATCCTGGACAAGTACGACTTCGCGGACATTAAGGCCCTGTTCAAGCGCGCTTATGCCAAGAAGTTCCGTTTCCAGTCCTTCCTGGGGGCGTACAAGTACTACACCTCCTACACCCTAAAGACCTTCGACGGGCGGCGCTACCTGGAGCGCTTCGAGGACCGCGTCAGCATGGTGGCGCTGGGCCTGGCTGATGGTGACGTGGAGCTGGCGGGACACCTCGTCGATGAGATTATCGACGGCCGTTTCCAGCCAGCCACCCCGACCTTCCTGAATGTGGGTAAGGCTCAGCGCGGCGAGCCTGTGTCCTGCTTCTTGCTTCGCATCGAGGACAACATGGAGTCCATCGGCCGCTCCATCAACTCCGCACTGCAGCTGTCCAAGCGCGGCGGCGGCGTGGCACTGCTGATGTCCAACATCCGCGAAGCCGGTGCGCCCATTAAGCACATCGAAAACCAGTCCTCTGGCGTGATCCCCGTGATGAAGCTGCTGGAAGACGCGTTTTCCTACGCCAACCAGTTGGGTGCCCGCCAAGGTGCGGGGGCTGTGTACCTGCACGCGCACCACCCGGACATCCTCAAGTTCCTGGACACCAAGCGCGAAAACGCTGACGAGAAGATCCGCATTAAGACCCTGTCCCTGGGCGTGGTGATCCCGGACATCACCTTCGAGCTGGCCAAGCGCAACGATGACATGTACTTGTTCTCTCCTTATGATGTGGAGCGCATTTACGGCAAGGCCTTCGCCGATGTGTCCATCACGGAGCACTACGAAGAGATGGTGGAAGATCCACGCATCCGGAAGAAGAAGATCAACGCCCGTCAGTTCTTCCAGACGCTGGCGGAGATCCAGTTCGAGTCCGGCTACCCGTACATCATGTTTGAAGACACGGTGAACAAGGCCAACCCAATCGACGGCCGGATCACCCACTCCAACCTGTGCTCGGAGATTCTGCAAGTCTCTACTCCATCCGAATTCAACGCGGACTTGAGCTACGCCACCATCGGTGACGACATCTCCTGCAACTTGGGATCGATGAACATCGCGGCAGCCATGGACTCCGAGGATTTTTCCAAGACCATCGAGACCGCTATCCGTGGCTTGACTGCCGTCTCTGACCAGACGTCCATTGATTCCGTGCCATCCGTGCGCCAGGGTAACGACCACTCCCACGCTATCGGCCTGGGGCAGATGAACCTCCACGGCTACTTCGGCCGTGAGCACATCTACTACGGCTCCGAGGAATCCTTGGACTTCACCAACGCGTACTTCGCAGCCGTGATGTACGAGGCGCTGAAGGCATCCAACAAGATTGCCATCGAGCGCAAGACCAAGTTCGACAACTTCGAGAACTCGGACTACGCTACGGGCGCGTTCTTCGACGCGTACGACCCTGCAGACTTCGCACCGAAGACCCAGCGCATCCAGGAGATCTTCGAGGCCTCGTCCATTCACACCCCGACGGCCGAGGACTGGGCAGCGCTCAAGGAATCCGTGATGGAGCACGGCATTTACAACCGTAACCTTCAGGCCATCCCGCCCACAGGCTCGATTTCCTACATCAACAACTCCACGTCCTCGATCCACCCGATCGCGTCAAAGATTGAGATCCGTAAGGAAGGCAAGATCGGCCGTGTGTACTACCCAGCGCCACACATGACCAACGAAAACCTGGAGTACTACCAGGACGCCTACGAGATCGGCTACGAGAAGATCATTGACATCTACGCGGCGGCGACGAAGTACGTGGACCAGGGGCTGTCCTTGACCCTCTTCTTTAAGGACACGGCCACCACCCGTGACATCAATCGCGCGCAGATCTACGCATGGCGCAAGGGCATTAAGACCATTTACTATATCCGCCTGCGCCAAACGGCCTTGGAAGGCACGGAGGTTGAAGGCTGCGTATCCTGCATGCTGTAG
- a CDS encoding alanine/glycine:cation symporter family protein: MDDVSFADRLNEILGTAGSILWGPFLLIPLLLGTGIFLTIRLAGLQFRTLGVALRHGLIDRNDEGGAGDITQYQALTTALAATVGVGNIVGVATAIGVGGPGALFWMWVTGLLGMASKYSEAFLGVRFRTKDADGHISGGPQRYLSEGIQGGFGKFLAWFFTIAAIIASFGIGNLTQANAVATGLEDTFHVDPWITGIIMFVLVGTVLLGGIQSIGKVTSAFVPLMIVIYIGGGLIVLGKHAGEIPAALGMIVTDAFTGTAATGGFLGATIIAALRMGVARGIFSNESGMGSAAIAAAAAKTTHPVRQGLVSMTQTFIDTIIVVTMTGLVIVTTGAWKGGADAAGTMTAEAFSRGIGADWGGTIVSVSVVFFAFSTILGWSYYGERNAERAFGLWASLPYRAAFTCVVFLGATTELELAWTFADLANGLMALPNLVGLLVLSGLIARETKAYLDFDPKLRAKPEDVHQFLVDTNNPWRSGA, encoded by the coding sequence ATGGATGACGTTTCATTTGCAGACCGGCTTAACGAGATTCTGGGCACCGCCGGATCTATCCTGTGGGGCCCATTCCTCCTGATCCCTCTCCTGCTGGGAACAGGAATTTTCCTTACGATTCGCTTGGCGGGTCTCCAGTTCCGCACCCTCGGCGTGGCCCTGCGCCACGGACTCATCGACCGTAACGACGAAGGCGGCGCGGGTGACATCACCCAGTACCAGGCGCTCACCACGGCACTGGCCGCCACGGTGGGTGTGGGCAACATCGTCGGTGTGGCCACCGCCATCGGCGTGGGTGGTCCCGGCGCGCTGTTCTGGATGTGGGTCACGGGTCTTCTGGGCATGGCGTCCAAGTACTCGGAGGCTTTCCTGGGTGTCCGCTTCCGCACCAAGGATGCTGACGGCCACATTTCCGGTGGTCCGCAGCGCTACCTCTCCGAGGGAATCCAGGGTGGCTTCGGTAAGTTCCTGGCCTGGTTCTTCACCATCGCCGCCATCATCGCCTCCTTCGGTATCGGTAACCTCACCCAGGCCAACGCCGTGGCCACCGGCTTGGAGGACACTTTCCATGTGGATCCCTGGATCACCGGCATCATCATGTTCGTACTGGTGGGAACGGTGCTATTGGGCGGCATCCAGTCCATCGGTAAGGTCACCTCTGCCTTCGTGCCGCTGATGATCGTGATCTACATCGGCGGCGGCTTGATCGTTCTGGGCAAGCACGCCGGCGAAATCCCCGCAGCGCTGGGCATGATTGTTACCGACGCCTTCACCGGCACCGCCGCCACCGGAGGCTTCTTGGGCGCCACCATCATCGCAGCTCTGCGCATGGGTGTGGCCCGCGGCATCTTCTCTAACGAGTCCGGCATGGGCTCCGCGGCCATTGCTGCGGCCGCAGCGAAGACCACACACCCTGTCCGCCAGGGCCTGGTCTCCATGACGCAGACGTTCATTGACACGATCATCGTGGTGACCATGACCGGACTGGTCATCGTCACGACGGGCGCGTGGAAAGGTGGTGCCGACGCCGCCGGCACGATGACCGCAGAAGCCTTCAGCCGCGGCATCGGCGCGGACTGGGGCGGCACGATCGTATCCGTCTCCGTGGTGTTCTTCGCCTTCTCCACGATCCTGGGTTGGTCCTACTACGGTGAGCGCAACGCGGAGCGCGCGTTCGGCCTGTGGGCGTCCCTGCCCTACCGCGCCGCGTTTACCTGCGTGGTGTTCCTCGGTGCGACCACGGAGCTGGAGTTGGCGTGGACCTTCGCCGACCTCGCCAACGGCCTGATGGCTCTGCCGAACCTGGTGGGTCTGCTGGTTCTGTCTGGCCTCATCGCCCGCGAAACCAAGGCGTACCTGGACTTCGATCCGAAGCTGCGCGCGAAGCCGGAGGATGTGCACCAGTTCCTGGTGGACACCAACAACCCGTGGCGCTCGGGAGCCTAA
- the ykgO gene encoding type B 50S ribosomal protein L36 → MKVRKSLRSLKNKPGAQVVRRRGKVYVINKKDPRFKARQG, encoded by the coding sequence ATGAAGGTTCGCAAGTCCCTTCGGTCGCTGAAGAACAAGCCGGGCGCTCAGGTCGTTCGTCGCCGTGGCAAGGTTTATGTGATCAACAAGAAGGATCCACGTTTCAAGGCTCGTCAGGGCTAA